One segment of Rhizobium jaguaris DNA contains the following:
- a CDS encoding DUF2267 domain-containing protein — MCLSHDLNYALQTTQNWISDLMWRLRWDDRERVYQALIATLHALRDCLDGDEPVYIGAQLPPLLRGFYYEGWHHGRRTIARNRKSFLDRVHDGVQRDPAVDPEEVARSVLAQLADRLPTAELEDAKAATPRVLYSLWPN; from the coding sequence ATGTGCCTGAGCCATGACCTCAACTATGCATTGCAGACAACCCAGAATTGGATCAGCGATCTGATGTGGAGACTTCGCTGGGACGATCGCGAGCGAGTCTACCAAGCCCTTATCGCGACGTTGCACGCTCTGCGCGACTGCCTGGATGGCGACGAGCCTGTTTACATAGGCGCCCAGTTGCCGCCCTTACTGCGCGGGTTTTACTACGAGGGCTGGCATCACGGTCGCCGTACCATAGCCAGAAACCGGAAATCGTTTCTCGACCGGGTGCACGACGGGGTCCAGCGAGATCCGGCGGTGGATCCGGAAGAGGTTGCTCGCTCGGTCCTAGCTCAATTGGCGGACCGTTTGCCTACAGCAGAGCTCGAGGATGCCAAGGCCGCCACTCCAAGAGTGCTGTATAGCCTTTGGCCAAACTGA
- a CDS encoding 2-oxoglutarate and iron-dependent oxygenase domain-containing protein gives MSTLPQISLAKLTADATRREERQRLQMACEEYGFFYLIEHGTPREQIAQAIEASRRFFALPQSIKERYGHASQEVYPTTARGYSPLHGEMLHPEAGADSKELFDLGIENAGDRRPFAGRTHFPDDAVAPGFAQSLLTLQATMLTAVVPQLGNALADLLNLEQGWFRRHFSPPTVLQRVIRYPSSGGACAKHTDNGFFTLLPQEELPTRSLQVWFGGRWVPVPSLPDGFVVNLGDMLQALSDNRFQSTPHQVVHSGPTDRISLPFFIYPDIDARLTSQKRQHTFSVAEMMLRNYESIWERGTGAGRALELQ, from the coding sequence ATGAGTACGCTACCGCAAATCTCACTGGCGAAACTGACAGCCGATGCAACGCGACGTGAAGAGCGACAGCGCTTGCAGATGGCTTGCGAGGAGTATGGGTTCTTCTACCTTATCGAGCACGGCACCCCTAGGGAACAGATTGCACAAGCCATCGAGGCTTCCCGGCGGTTCTTCGCGTTGCCACAGTCGATCAAAGAACGCTACGGTCACGCCTCCCAAGAGGTTTATCCCACTACCGCGCGTGGATACAGTCCGTTGCACGGCGAAATGCTACATCCCGAGGCGGGCGCCGATTCAAAGGAACTGTTCGACCTCGGAATTGAAAACGCAGGCGACCGACGTCCATTTGCGGGGCGCACGCACTTTCCAGATGATGCTGTGGCTCCTGGTTTCGCGCAAAGTCTGCTTACTTTGCAGGCGACCATGCTCACCGCGGTTGTGCCGCAACTTGGGAATGCGCTTGCCGACCTGCTCAATTTGGAACAGGGCTGGTTCCGGCGCCATTTCAGCCCTCCGACGGTCCTGCAACGCGTGATCCGGTATCCATCTAGCGGCGGCGCTTGCGCCAAACACACCGACAATGGCTTCTTCACGCTACTGCCGCAGGAGGAACTGCCCACGCGCTCCTTGCAGGTGTGGTTCGGCGGGCGCTGGGTCCCAGTGCCGAGCCTGCCCGACGGTTTCGTAGTTAATCTGGGTGACATGCTTCAGGCCCTGAGCGACAATCGCTTTCAGAGTACGCCGCATCAAGTCGTGCACAGTGGTCCGACTGACCGAATTTCGCTCCCCTTCTTTATCTATCCTGACATCGACGCTCGCCTGACTTCGCAGAAAAGGCAGCACACCTTCAGTGTTGCAGAAATGATGCTGCGGAACTACGAGTCAATCTGGGAACGCGGGACTGGCGCTGGACGCGCACTGGAGTTGCAGTGA